Proteins encoded by one window of Anomalospiza imberbis isolate Cuckoo-Finch-1a 21T00152 chromosome 20, ASM3175350v1, whole genome shotgun sequence:
- the MYO1C gene encoding unconventional myosin-Ic isoform X1 yields the protein MESALTARDRVGVQDFVLLENFTSEAAFIENLRKRFKENLIYTYIGSVLVSVNPYKELEIYTKQNMERYRGVSFYEVSPHLYAIADNSYRSLRTERKDQCILISGESGAGKTEATKKILQYYAVTCPASQQVETVKDRLLQSNPVLEAFGNAKTLRNDNSSRFGKYMDVQFDYRGAPVGGHILNYLLEKSRVVHQNHGERNFHIFYQLLEGGEEDLLRRLGLEKNPQQYHYLVKGHCARVSSINDKNEWKIMRRALSVIGFNDSEVEDLLSIVASVLHLGNVQFAADEQGNAQVTTENQIKYLARLLAVDGSVLRDALIHKKIIAKGEELVSPLNLEQAAYARDALAKAVYGRTFSWLVNKVNKSLAYKAKKFPGWRSTTVLGLLDIYGFEVFQHNSFEQFCINYCNEKLQQLFIELTLKSEQEEYESEGIAWEPVQYFNNKIICDLVEEKFKGIISILDEECLRPGDATDTTFLEKLEETVKNHPHFLTHKLADQKTRKSLGREEFRLSHYAGDVTYSVAGFLDKNNDLLFRNLKETMCNSENPIINQCFDRTELTDKKRPETAATQFKNSLSKLMEILMSKEPSYIRCMKPNDAKQADRFDEVLIRHQVKYLGLMENLRVRRAGFAYRRKYEVFLQRYKSLCPETWPTWDGRPYDGVAVLVKHLGYKPEEYKMGRTKIFIRFPKTLFATEDALEVRKQSLATKMQSTWRGFYRRKKFLTMKHSAITIQSWWRGTLGRRKAAKRKWAVETIRRFIKGFIYRNHPRCPENEYFLDYIRFSFLMNLKRNLPKNVLDKSWPTPPPSLCEASQLLRRLCMQNMVWTYCKRISPEWKQQLEQKVIASEIFKGKKDNYPQSVPRLFINTRLGREEINTKVLQALENEALKYAVPVVKYDRRGYKARARQLLLTQSSAIVVEESKIKQRIDYSNLTGISVSSLSDNLFVLHVHCEDNKQKGDVVLQSDHVIETLTKTAILANKINNVNINQGSIKFTVGQGKEGIIDFISGSELLIAKAKNGHLTVVAPRLNSR from the exons ACCTACATTGGCTCTGTGCTGGTGTCTGTGAATCCCTACAAGGAACTGGAGATCTACACGAAGCAGAACATGGAGCGGTACCGCGGCGTCAGCTTCTATGAAGTTTCTCCTCACCT ctacGCCATCGCAGACAACTCGTACCGCTCGCTGCGCACCGAGAGGAAGGACCAGTGCATCCTCATCTCCGGCGAGAGCGGCGCCGGCAAAACCGAGGCCACCAAGAAGATCCTGCAGTACTACGCTGTCACCTGCCCCGCCAGCCAGCAGGTCGAGACCGTCAAGGACCGGCTGCTGCAGTCCAACCCCGTCCTGGAG GCCTTTGGAAATGCAAAAACCCTTCGGAATGACAACTCCAGTCGGTTTGGGAAGTACATGGATGTGCAGTTTGATTACAGG GGGGCTCCTGTCGGGGGCCACATCTTGAACTACCTCCTGGAGAAATCCCGGGTTGTGCACCAGAACCACGGCGAGAGGAACTTCCACATCTTCTACCAGCTGCtggaaggaggggaggaggacCTGCTCAGGAGGCTGGGCCTTGAGAAGAACCCACAGCAGTATCACTATTTAGTTAAG GGTCACTGTGCAAGGGTCAGTTCCATAAATGACAAAAATGAGTGGAAGATCATGAGGAGAGCCCTGTCTGTTATCGGCTTCAATGACAGTGAGGTGGAG GATTTGCTGAGCATTGTGGCCAgtgtcctgcacctggggaatGTCCAGTTTGCTGCTGATGAGCAGGGGAATGCTCAGGTCACCACAGAGAATCAGATTAAATACCTGGCCAGG ctgctggcagtggaTGGCTCTGTTCTTCGGGATGCACTGATCCACAAGAAGATCATAGCAAAAGGGGAGGAG ctggtgagtCCCCTGAACCTGGAGCAGGCAGCCTACGCCAGGGACGCCCTCGCCAAGGCCGTCTACGGCCGCACCTTCTCCTGGCTGGTCAACAAGGTCAACAAATCCCTGGCTTACAAGGCAA agaAGTTTCCAGGCTGGAGAAGTACAACAGTTCTAGGATTGCTGGACATCTATGGGTTTGAGGTTTTCCAGCACAACAG CTTTGAGCAGTTTTGTATTAATTATTGCAATGAAAAGTTGCAGCAGCTCTTCATAGAGCTGACCCTGAAGTCAGAGCAGGAGGAGTACGAGTCCGAGGGCATCGCG TGGGAACCAGTTCAGTATTTcaataacaaaataatttgtgatTTGGTGGAAGAGAAATTCAAAGGAATAATTTCTATTTTG GATGAAGAGTGTCTGAGACCTGGGGATGCCACAGACACGACATTCTTGGAGAAACTGGAGGAGACTGTGAAGAACCACCCTCATTTTCTCAC gcacaaaCTCGCTGACCAAAAGACGCGCAAGTCGCTGGGGCGGGAGGAGTTCCGGCTCTCGCACTACGCTGGGGATGTCACCTACAGTGTTGCAG gTTTTCTAGATAAAAACAACGACCTTCTCTTCCGGAACCTGAAGGAG ACCATGTGCAACTCAGAGAACCCCATCATAAACCAGTGCTTTGATAGGACAGAGCTGACAGACAAAAAGAGACCTGAAACG gCAGCAACTCAGTTCAAAAACAGCCTGTCCAAACTCATGGAAATCCTGATGTCCAAAGAACCCTCCTACATTCGCTGCATGAAACCCAACGATGCCAAACAGGCTG ACCGATTCGATGAAGTGCTGATCCGACACCAGGTGAAATACCTGGGGCTGATGGAGAACCTCCGGGTGCGCAGAGCCGGCTTCGCCTACCGCAGAAAATACGAGGTTTTCCTGCAGAG GTACAAATCCCTGTGTCCAGAGACATGGCCCACGTGGGATGGGCGGCCCTACGatggggtggctgtgctggtgaaGCATCTTGGCTACAAACCAGAAGAATACAAAATGGGACG AACAAAGATTTTTATCCGCTTTCCCAAGACCTTGTTTGCCACAGAAGATGCTCTGGAAGTGAGGAAGCAGAGTCTGG CCACAAAAATGCAGTCGACGTGGAGAGGTTTCTACCGCCGGAAGAAATTCCTGACCATGAAACACTCAG CCATCACCATCCAGTCCTGGTGGAGGGGAACCCTGGGACGCCGAAAAGCTGCCAAGAGGAAATGGGCAGTGGAGACAATCAGGAG GTTCATTAAAGGCTTCATTTACCGGAACCACCCGCGGTGCCCAGAGAATGAGTATTTCCTGGATTACATCCGATTCTCCTTCCTGATGAACCTCAAGAGGAACTTACCAAAAAATGTCTTGGACAAATCATGGCCAACTCCTCCCCCATCACTCTGTGAG GCGTCGCAGCTCCTGCGCAGGCTCTGCATGCAGAACATGGTCTGGACCTACTGCAAGAGGATCAGCCCCGAGTGGAAGCAGCAG TTGGAACAAAAAGTAATTGCCAGTGAGATTTTCAAGGGTAAAAAAGACAATTATCCTCAGAGTGTTCCCAGACTCTTCATCAACACTCGACTGG gtagagaagaaataaatactAAAGTCCTTCAGGCATTAGAAAATGAAGCACTTAAG TATGCAGTGCCCGTGGTCAAGTACGACAGGAGGGGCTACAAGGCCAGGGCAcggcagctgctgctcacccAGAGCTCGGCCATCGTGGTGGAGGAGTCCAAGATCAAGCAGCGCATCGACTACTCCAACCTGACAG GCATCTCCGTCAGCAGCCTGAGCGACAACTTGTTTGTGCTGCACGTGCACTGCGAGGACAACAAGCAGAAG GGTGATGTTGTCCTGCAGAGTGACCACGTGATTGAGACACTGACAAAAACAGCCATTCTGGCCAACAAAATCAATAATGTCAACATCAACCAGGGCAG CATAAAGTTCACAGTGGGACAAGGCAAAGAAGGGATCATCGACTTCATCTCGGGATCAGAACTGCTCATAGCCAAAGCCAAGAACGGGCATCTAACAGTG gtCGCTCCTCGGTTGAATTCCCGATGA
- the MYO1C gene encoding unconventional myosin-Ic isoform X3, with product MESALTARDRVGVQDFVLLENFTSEAAFIENLRKRFKENLIYTYIGSVLVSVNPYKELEIYTKQNMERYRGVSFYEVSPHLYAIADNSYRSLRTERKDQCILISGESGAGKTEATKKILQYYAVTCPASQQVETVKDRLLQSNPVLEAFGNAKTLRNDNSSRFGKYMDVQFDYRGAPVGGHILNYLLEKSRVVHQNHGERNFHIFYQLLEGGEEDLLRRLGLEKNPQQYHYLVKGHCARVSSINDKNEWKIMRRALSVIGFNDSEVEDLLSIVASVLHLGNVQFAADEQGNAQVTTENQIKYLARLLAVDGSVLRDALIHKKIIAKGEELVSPLNLEQAAYARDALAKAVYGRTFSWLVNKVNKSLAYKEEKFPGWRSTTVLGLLDIYGFEVFQHNSFEQFCINYCNEKLQQLFIELTLKSEQEEYESEGIAWEPVQYFNNKIICDLVEEKFKGIISILDEECLRPGDATDTTFLEKLEETVKNHPHFLTHKLADQKTRKSLGREEFRLSHYAGDVTYSVAGFLDKNNDLLFRNLKETMCNSENPIINQCFDRTELTDKKRPETAATQFKNSLSKLMEILMSKEPSYIRCMKPNDAKQADRFDEVLIRHQVKYLGLMENLRVRRAGFAYRRKYEVFLQRYKSLCPETWPTWDGRPYDGVAVLVKHLGYKPEEYKMGRTKIFIRFPKTLFATEDALEVRKQSLATKMQSTWRGFYRRKKFLTMKHSAITIQSWWRGTLGRRKAAKRKWAVETIRRFIKGFIYRNHPRCPENEYFLDYIRFSFLMNLKRNLPKNVLDKSWPTPPPSLCEASQLLRRLCMQNMVWTYCKRISPEWKQQLEQKVIASEIFKGKKDNYPQSVPRLFINTRLGREEINTKVLQALENEALKVRDVKLLSSSQLFSRRAN from the exons ACCTACATTGGCTCTGTGCTGGTGTCTGTGAATCCCTACAAGGAACTGGAGATCTACACGAAGCAGAACATGGAGCGGTACCGCGGCGTCAGCTTCTATGAAGTTTCTCCTCACCT ctacGCCATCGCAGACAACTCGTACCGCTCGCTGCGCACCGAGAGGAAGGACCAGTGCATCCTCATCTCCGGCGAGAGCGGCGCCGGCAAAACCGAGGCCACCAAGAAGATCCTGCAGTACTACGCTGTCACCTGCCCCGCCAGCCAGCAGGTCGAGACCGTCAAGGACCGGCTGCTGCAGTCCAACCCCGTCCTGGAG GCCTTTGGAAATGCAAAAACCCTTCGGAATGACAACTCCAGTCGGTTTGGGAAGTACATGGATGTGCAGTTTGATTACAGG GGGGCTCCTGTCGGGGGCCACATCTTGAACTACCTCCTGGAGAAATCCCGGGTTGTGCACCAGAACCACGGCGAGAGGAACTTCCACATCTTCTACCAGCTGCtggaaggaggggaggaggacCTGCTCAGGAGGCTGGGCCTTGAGAAGAACCCACAGCAGTATCACTATTTAGTTAAG GGTCACTGTGCAAGGGTCAGTTCCATAAATGACAAAAATGAGTGGAAGATCATGAGGAGAGCCCTGTCTGTTATCGGCTTCAATGACAGTGAGGTGGAG GATTTGCTGAGCATTGTGGCCAgtgtcctgcacctggggaatGTCCAGTTTGCTGCTGATGAGCAGGGGAATGCTCAGGTCACCACAGAGAATCAGATTAAATACCTGGCCAGG ctgctggcagtggaTGGCTCTGTTCTTCGGGATGCACTGATCCACAAGAAGATCATAGCAAAAGGGGAGGAG ctggtgagtCCCCTGAACCTGGAGCAGGCAGCCTACGCCAGGGACGCCCTCGCCAAGGCCGTCTACGGCCGCACCTTCTCCTGGCTGGTCAACAAGGTCAACAAATCCCTGGCTTACAAG gaagagaAGTTTCCAGGCTGGAGAAGTACAACAGTTCTAGGATTGCTGGACATCTATGGGTTTGAGGTTTTCCAGCACAACAG CTTTGAGCAGTTTTGTATTAATTATTGCAATGAAAAGTTGCAGCAGCTCTTCATAGAGCTGACCCTGAAGTCAGAGCAGGAGGAGTACGAGTCCGAGGGCATCGCG TGGGAACCAGTTCAGTATTTcaataacaaaataatttgtgatTTGGTGGAAGAGAAATTCAAAGGAATAATTTCTATTTTG GATGAAGAGTGTCTGAGACCTGGGGATGCCACAGACACGACATTCTTGGAGAAACTGGAGGAGACTGTGAAGAACCACCCTCATTTTCTCAC gcacaaaCTCGCTGACCAAAAGACGCGCAAGTCGCTGGGGCGGGAGGAGTTCCGGCTCTCGCACTACGCTGGGGATGTCACCTACAGTGTTGCAG gTTTTCTAGATAAAAACAACGACCTTCTCTTCCGGAACCTGAAGGAG ACCATGTGCAACTCAGAGAACCCCATCATAAACCAGTGCTTTGATAGGACAGAGCTGACAGACAAAAAGAGACCTGAAACG gCAGCAACTCAGTTCAAAAACAGCCTGTCCAAACTCATGGAAATCCTGATGTCCAAAGAACCCTCCTACATTCGCTGCATGAAACCCAACGATGCCAAACAGGCTG ACCGATTCGATGAAGTGCTGATCCGACACCAGGTGAAATACCTGGGGCTGATGGAGAACCTCCGGGTGCGCAGAGCCGGCTTCGCCTACCGCAGAAAATACGAGGTTTTCCTGCAGAG GTACAAATCCCTGTGTCCAGAGACATGGCCCACGTGGGATGGGCGGCCCTACGatggggtggctgtgctggtgaaGCATCTTGGCTACAAACCAGAAGAATACAAAATGGGACG AACAAAGATTTTTATCCGCTTTCCCAAGACCTTGTTTGCCACAGAAGATGCTCTGGAAGTGAGGAAGCAGAGTCTGG CCACAAAAATGCAGTCGACGTGGAGAGGTTTCTACCGCCGGAAGAAATTCCTGACCATGAAACACTCAG CCATCACCATCCAGTCCTGGTGGAGGGGAACCCTGGGACGCCGAAAAGCTGCCAAGAGGAAATGGGCAGTGGAGACAATCAGGAG GTTCATTAAAGGCTTCATTTACCGGAACCACCCGCGGTGCCCAGAGAATGAGTATTTCCTGGATTACATCCGATTCTCCTTCCTGATGAACCTCAAGAGGAACTTACCAAAAAATGTCTTGGACAAATCATGGCCAACTCCTCCCCCATCACTCTGTGAG GCGTCGCAGCTCCTGCGCAGGCTCTGCATGCAGAACATGGTCTGGACCTACTGCAAGAGGATCAGCCCCGAGTGGAAGCAGCAG TTGGAACAAAAAGTAATTGCCAGTGAGATTTTCAAGGGTAAAAAAGACAATTATCCTCAGAGTGTTCCCAGACTCTTCATCAACACTCGACTGG gtagagaagaaataaatactAAAGTCCTTCAGGCATTAGAAAATGAAGCACTTAAGGTGAGAGATGTCAAGCTTCTGTCAAGCTCCCAGTTATTCAGCAGAAGGGCAAATTAG